From a region of the Ascochyta rabiei chromosome 22, complete sequence genome:
- a CDS encoding Arf guanine nucleotide exchange factor sbh1, producing MRRKAAADRAEKVSNQRPSSTRAAGAGGSSSTMLRLYTDESPGLKVDPVVVMTLSVVFIFSVVALHVMAKVARRFTA from the exons ATGCGCAGGAAGGCTGCCGCCGACCGCGCCGAGAAGGTTTCCAACCAGCGACCAAGCAGCACAAGGGCCGCCGGCGCTGGTGGCAGCTCAAGCACCATGCTGA GACTGTACACTGACGAATCTCCTGGCCTCAAGGTCGACCCTGTCGTTGTCATGACTTTGTCTGTCGTCTTCATCTTCAGCGTTGTTGCTCTGCACG TCATGGCCAAGGTTGCCCGCCGTTTCACTGCATAA
- a CDS encoding D-xylose reductase: MATRCLRLDSGCGRSTMLPVRIRCTTPSRLATDCSTELVVHRRNCAFTGVKLSNQRDYGNEKEAGEGVARAIKEGIVKREDLFIVSKLWQSFHDYDQVEPITRKQLADWGIDYFDLWVIHFPVALKYVAPETRYPPGWFYDDASTKIEHSTARLEDTWRAMEDVQKKGLAKSIGVSNYNGALLLDMFTYAKVKPATLQIEHHPYYVQPNLLKLAEQHGIAVTAYSSFGPQSFIECDMKLAADTPLLFDHPVVTKIAEAHGKTPAQVLLRWSTQRGLSVIPKSNSQHRLQQNLDVTSFDLKSDEIQQISDLDKNLKFNVPTNYGIPCYVFA, encoded by the exons ATGGCAACAAGATGCCTCAGGTTGGATTCGGGCTGTGGAAGGTCGACAATGCTACCTGTGCGGATACGGTGTACAACGCCATCAAGACTGGCTACCGACTGTTCGACGGAGCTTGTGGTACATAGAAGGAACTGCGCCTTTACGGGAGTGAAGCTTTCGAACCAGAGGG ACTACGGCAACGAGAAGGAAGCTGGAGAAGGTGTTGCGCGTGCCATCAAGGAAGGTATTGTGAAGCGCGAAGACCTGTTCATTGTCTccaagctctggcagtctTTCCACGACTACGACCAGGTTGAGCCCATCACCAGGAAGCAGCTCGCTGACTGGGGCATCGACTACTTTGATCTCTGGGTCATTCACTTCCCTGTAGCGTTGAAGTACGTTGCGCCTGAGACACGTTACCCACCTGGCTGGTTCTATGACGACGCGTCAACCAAGATCGAGCACAGTACCGCGAGGCTCGAGGACACATGGAGAGCGATGGAAGACGTGCAGAAGAAGGGTCTGGCAAAGAGTATCGGCGTATCCAACTACAACGGTGCGCTGCTGCTCGATATGTTCACCTACGCCAAAGTCAAGCCTGCAACACTGCAGATCGAGCACCACCCCTACTACGTGCAGCCCAATCTGCTCAAGCTCGCTGAGCAGCATGGCATCGCTGTTACCGCGTACTCGTCATTCGGACCTCAGTCGTTCATCGAGTGCGATATGAAGCTGGCTGCAGACACACCTCTGCTGTTTGACCACCCAGTCGTTACGAAGATCGCTGAAGCACACGGCAAGACACCGGCGCAG GTACTCCTGCGTTGGTCGACACAGCGCGGTCTTTCCGTCATCCCCAAGAGCAATTCCCAGCACCGTCTGCAGCAGAACTTGGATGTGACAAGCTTCGATTTGAAATCAGACGAAATCCAGCAGATCTCGGACCTGGACAAGAACCTGAAGTTCAACGTACCGACAAAC TACGGCATCCCCTGCTACGTCTTTGCATAG
- a CDS encoding Carbamoyl-phosphate synthase (glutamine-hydrolyzing) gives MLSQIIKPSAMRSVNVLGQVTKNRVQARYLASVQSNTDRKIPSPHRTPTEISTERATFTIKNGPIFSGKSFGAKANISGEAVFTTSLVGYPESMTDPSYRGQILVFTQPLIGNYGVPSSARDEHGLLRYFESPYIQASGIVVQDYALKHSHWTAVESLSQWCAREGVPAISGVDTREVVTYLREQGSSLARITIGEEYDADEDEAFIDPEAINLVRRVSTKAPFHVSSSLGDMHVALIDCGVKENILRSLVSRGASVTCFPYDYPIQKVAHHFDGVFISNGPGDPTHCTQTVYNLRKLFETSQVPVMGICMGHQLIALAAGAKTIKLKYGNRAHNIPALDLSTGKCHITSQNHGYAVDPTTLSSEWREYFTNLNDQSNEGLIHNSRPIFSAQFHPEAKGGPLDSAYLFDKYVENVQKYKDHQSTFSNKSNKPSAVLVDLLSKERVGVHPDQPDFDNTKPSVVVGGAVPSYQPISTAA, from the exons ATGCTGTCGCAAATCATCAAGCCTTCCGCTATGCGGTCTGTCAACGTCCTGGGACAAGTAACCAAGAACCGCGTGCAAGCGCGTTATCTGGCTTCTGTCCAGTCCAACACCGATCGCAAGATCCCCTCTCCTCACCGAACGCCTACCGAGATCTCCACTGAGAGGGCTACATTCACAATTAAG AATGGCCCCATCTTTTCCGGAAAGTCTTTCGGTGCCAAAGCCAACATCTCTGGTGAAGCAGTCTTCACCACCTCGCTTGTTGGATACCCTGAGTCTATGACCGACCCCTCCTACCGTGGCCAGATCCTCGTCTTCACCCAGCCCTTGATTGGCAACTACGGTGTACCCTCCTCTGCCCGCGATGAGCACGGTCTCCTACGATACTTCGAGTCCCCCTACATCCAGGCTTCTGGTATTGTTGTCCAAGACTACGCTCTGAAGCACAGCCACTGGACTGCTGTTGAGTCGCTCTCTCAGTGGTGCGCTCGCGAGGGTGTTCCTGCCATCTCCGGCGTTGATACTCGTGAGGTTGTAACCTACCTCCGCGAGCAGGGTTCTTCCCTCGCTCGTATCACCATCGGCGAGGAATACGACGCCGATGAGGACGAGGCCTTCATCGACCCCGAGGCCATCAACCTCGTCCGTCGCGTATCGACCAAGGCACCTTTCCACGTCAGCTCGTCCCTCGGCGACATGCACGTGGCACTGATTGACTGCGGTGTCAAGGAGAACATCCTTCGCAGCCTCGTATCCCGTGGCGCCAGCGTGACCTGCTTCCCGTACGACTACCCCATCCAGAAGGTCGCTCACCACTTCGACGGCGTCTTCATCTCCAATGGCCCTGGCGACCCAACCCACTGCACACAGACGGTGTACAACCTTCGCAAGCTGTTCGAGACTTCGCAGGTTCCTGTCATGGGCATCTGTATGGGTCACCAGCTGATTGCCCTTGCTGCTGGCGCAAAGACGATCAAGCTCAAGTACGGCAACCGTGCCCACAACATCCCGGCCCTCGACTTGAGCACCGGCAAGTGCCACATCACCTCGCAGAACCACGGATATGCTGTGGACCCCACCACTCTGTCCAGCGAGTGGAGGGAGTACTTCACGAACCTCAACGACCAGTCCAACGAGGGTCTGATCCACAACTCGCGCCCCATTTTCAGCGCGCAGTTCCACCCCGAAGCCAAGGGCGGACCGCTCGACTCGGCCTACCTGTTCGACAAGTACGTTGAGAATGTGCAGAAGTACAAGGACCACCAGTCGACCTTCTCCAACAAGAGCAACAAGCCCAGCGCCGTTCTCGTTGACCTCCTCAGCAAGGAGCGTGTTGGCGTGCACCCGGACCAGCCCGACTTTGACAATACGAAGCCTTCGGTTGTCGTTGGAGGTGCGGTGCCCTCGTACCAGCCCATTTCCACGGCGGCCTAG
- a CDS encoding quinone oxidoreductase, with the protein MPGQQAQQWVLSNPPHADPVLEGDNATFKLENVTLPEVGADQVLVKTLYLSNDPAQRGWIQKGMDPERLYVPPVKQGEVMRSYAIGEVVESNVDSLKKGTLVTGSLGWTDYTVVKANEVRAVAADEKAGIRVTNYIGSLGGPGLTAYYGITDIARATKDDTVVVSGAAGATGSMVVQIAKHLIGCKKVIGIAGGEKKCKWVESLGADVCIDYKSASFKEDLKKATEGFVEVYFDNVGGEILDLMLSRIKRFGRIAACGAISTYNDPNAGVKNWFEIIANRIEVRGFIVIDAMTSGKAGDMLGAITQGIKDGKIKIDPESETVVPTKFEDVPKTWTTLFSGGNQGKLVTEIKA; encoded by the coding sequence ATGCCTGGACAACAAGCACAGCAATGGGTTCTGTCAAACCCTCCCCACGCGGACCCTGTTCTTGAGGGTGACAACGCTACATTCAAGCTCGAGAACGTTACACTTCCTGAAGTCGGCGCCGACCAAGTCCTCGTCAAGACCCTTTACCTCTCGAACGACCCCGCTCAACGAGGATGGATCCAGAAAGGCATGGATCCGGAGCGTCTTTACGTTCCCCCTGTCAAGCAGGGCGAGGTCATGCGCTCATACGCCATCGGTGAGGTCGTCGAGTCCAACGTCGACAGCTTGAAGAAGGGCACACTCGTCACCGGCTCGCTGGGCTGGACAGACTACACCGTCGTCAAGGCCAACGAGGTCCGCGCCGTTGCTGCCGACGAGAAGGCCGGCATCCGCGTCACAAACTACATTGGCTCTCTCGGCGGCCCCGGACTCACAGCCTACTACGGTATAACCGACATTGCGCGCGCGACAAAGGACGACACTGTTGTCGTTTCTGGTGCTGCAGGTGCTACCGGTAGCATGGTCGTGCAGATCGCGAAGCACCTCATCGGCTGCAAGAAGGTCATCGGTATTGCTGGTGGCGAGAAGAAGTGCAAGTGGGTTGAGAGCCTCGGCGCAGATGTCTGCATTGACTACAAGTCCGCTTCGTTCAAAGAGGACCTCAAGAAGGCCACCGAGGGCTTCGTCGAGGTCTACTTCGACAACGTCGGCGGCGAGATCCTCGACCTGATGCTCTCGCGCATCAAGCGCTTTGGTCGCATCGCAGCGTGCGGTGCCATCTCAACCTACAACGACCCCAACGCCGGTGTCAAGAACTGGTTCGAGATCATTGCCAACAGGATCGAGGTTAGGGGCTTTATTGTCATCGACGCCATGACCTCGGGTAAGGCTGGCGACATGCTGGGCGCTATTACACAGGGCATCAAGGATGGCAAGATCAAGATCGATCCCGAGAGCGAGACTGTTGTGCCCACCAAGTTCGAGGACGTGCCTAAGACATGGACAACACTGTTCTCCGGAGGCAACCAGGGCAAGCTCGTTACTGAGATCAAGGCATAG
- a CDS encoding GTPase Cdc42, translating into MVVATIKCVVVGDGAVGKTCLLISYTTNKFPSEYVPTVFDNYAVTVMIGDEPYTLGLFDTAGQEDYDRLRPLSYPQTDVFLVCFSVTSPASFENVREKWFPEVHHHCPGVPCLIVGTQVDLREDSAVKDKLSKQRMAPVKREDGERMARELGAVKYVECSALTQYKLKDVFDEAIVAALEPPATRKEGKGPKKEKKCVIL; encoded by the exons ATGGTAGTTGCGACCATCAA gtgcgtcgtcgtcggcgacGGTGCTGTCGGCAAGACATGTCTCCTCATCAGCTACACCACGAACAAGTTCCCCTCGGAATATGTCCCTACGGTCTTCGACAACTACGCCGTCACTGTAAT GATTGGTGACGAGCCCTACACCCTTGGTCTCTTCGATACTGCCGGACAGGAGGATTACGACCGACTCCGACCCCTCTCATACCCCCAGACCGACGTGTTCCTGGTCTGCTTCTCCGTCACATCGCCCGCATCCTTCGAAAACGTACGCGAGAAATGGTTCCCCGAGGTGCACCACCACTGCCCCGGTGTCCCATGCCTGATTGTCGGCACACAAGTCGATTTGAGGGAAGACAGTGCCGTCAAGGACAAGCTGTCGAAGCAGAGGATGGCTCCTGTGAAGCGCGAGGATGGCGAGCGGATGGCGAGGGAGCTTGGTGCAGTCAAGTATGTGGAGTGTTCAGCCTTGACACAGTACAAGCTCAAGGATGTATTCGACGAG GCCATCGTAGCGGCACTTGAGCCACCAGCAACAAGGAAAGAGGGCAAAGGACctaaaaaagagaagaagtgCGTCATACTCTAA